GGCGCACCCGGCGCGAGCGCACCGCCGAGGCCGGCCCGGACGCGGGCGGCCCCGCCGACGAGCGGCCCTTCCGCCGGGCCCTGGTCGTCAGTCTGTTCAACCCGAAGGCGATCCTGTTCTTCGTCGCCTTCTTCGTGCAGTTCGTCGACCCGGGCTACGCCTACCCCGCTCTCTCCTTCGTCGTGCTCGGCGCCTTCGCCCAGGTGGCCAGCTTCCTGTATCTGAGCGCCCTGATCTTCAGCGGCACCAGGCTGGCCGCCGCCTTCCGCCGCCGCAAGCGGCTGTCGGCGGGGGCGACCTCGGCGGCGGGCGCGCTGTTCCTGGGCTTCGCGGTCAAGCTGTCGCTGGCCGGCGCGTAGCCGCCCGCCGGACCCGCTCGCGCGGCCCGGCGGCCGGCCGGCTCAGGCTCCGCGGCCCGCCCCGCGCCGCAGGGCCCGCGCCTGCCGGGCCACCCGCCGCAGGGTCTTGTTGCGCGGGATGAACGCCAGTTGCCGTGGCACCCCGCCGGGCAGCCCCAGGGCGGTCAGCCGGCGGCGCTTGAAGTAGCGCAGGGTGCGCGGA
The sequence above is drawn from the Streptomyces sp. SAT1 genome and encodes:
- the leuE gene encoding leucine efflux protein LeuE gives rise to the protein MFGVIDLPTYLAGLVLIVLLPGPNSLYVLSVAARRGVRSGYTAAAGVWCGDTVLMTLSAAGVASLLKGNALLFGIVKYAGAGYLTWLAIGMLRAAWAMWRTRRERTAEAGPDAGGPADERPFRRALVVSLFNPKAILFFVAFFVQFVDPGYAYPALSFVVLGAFAQVASFLYLSALIFSGTRLAAAFRRRKRLSAGATSAAGALFLGFAVKLSLAGA